The following proteins are encoded in a genomic region of Saccharopolyspora antimicrobica:
- a CDS encoding MbtH family protein, with protein MNPFDDPDGTFLVLVNDEEQHSLWPEFAEIPAGWRRVFGPEGREACLEHVRANWTDLRPKSLRVAMGEATA; from the coding sequence ATGAACCCGTTCGACGATCCCGATGGCACCTTCCTGGTGCTCGTCAACGACGAGGAGCAGCACTCGCTCTGGCCCGAGTTCGCCGAGATCCCGGCGGGCTGGCGGCGGGTGTTCGGTCCGGAGGGCCGCGAAGCGTGCCTGGAGCACGTGCGGGCGAACTGGACCGACCTGCGGCCGAAGAGCCTGCGGGTGGCGATGGGGGAGGCAACGGCATGA
- a CDS encoding universal stress protein — translation MLAEGPVLVGVDGSERSVDALAWAVGEAALRGAEVHAVVINDHPFRDGVVEEVVEGIADRFRGTDPATAISVKIARGRPAAELIRCSSHAQLVVLGARGRAAAAGMLRGSISTKVATHARCPVVVVHEHRESAGPVLVGVDDSPHGQQVLQFAFDVAAARRAELVVMQVWEAPGAEFSVVLAPPEELAEARGQAERSLGHQLAGWREKYPDVVVRRHTPRGHPVAALSEMAREAQLLVVGHRNRRGPLAALLLGSVASGVLHRARCPVAVLCADAQ, via the coding sequence ATGCTGGCCGAGGGACCCGTGCTCGTCGGCGTGGACGGCTCCGAGCGGTCGGTCGACGCGCTGGCGTGGGCCGTCGGCGAAGCCGCGTTGCGCGGAGCGGAGGTGCACGCCGTAGTCATCAACGACCACCCGTTCCGGGACGGCGTGGTCGAAGAGGTGGTGGAGGGCATCGCAGACCGGTTCCGCGGCACGGACCCGGCTACCGCGATCAGCGTGAAGATCGCCCGCGGTCGTCCGGCGGCCGAGCTGATCCGGTGCTCCTCCCACGCCCAGCTCGTGGTGCTGGGCGCGAGAGGCCGCGCCGCGGCCGCCGGGATGCTGCGGGGCTCGATCAGCACCAAGGTCGCGACCCACGCCCGCTGCCCGGTCGTGGTCGTGCACGAGCACCGGGAGAGCGCCGGACCGGTGCTGGTCGGCGTGGACGACTCCCCGCACGGCCAGCAGGTCCTCCAGTTCGCCTTCGACGTGGCCGCCGCCCGCCGGGCCGAACTCGTCGTGATGCAGGTGTGGGAGGCGCCGGGCGCGGAGTTCTCGGTCGTGCTGGCACCACCGGAAGAACTGGCCGAGGCGCGCGGTCAAGCCGAGCGCAGCCTCGGCCACCAGCTGGCGGGCTGGCGCGAGAAGTACCCGGACGTCGTCGTGCGCAGGCACACCCCGCGCGGCCACCCGGTGGCGGCCTTGAGCGAAATGGCCCGCGAAGCCCAGCTCCTCGTCGTGGGCCACCGGAACCGCCGGGGCCCGCTCGCGGCCCTGCTGCTCGGCTCGGTCGCCTCCGGCGTCCTCCACCGCGCCCGATGCCCGGTGGCGGTGCTCTGCGCCGACGCGCAGTAG